Proteins co-encoded in one Sulfurovum xiamenensis genomic window:
- a CDS encoding aldehyde dehydrogenase family protein — protein sequence MSTIAQAKIFFGSAEENKEVQQERKSPFDSAVVSSAPVCDAEDTLKALDIAKAASKAAARSPLSQRILWLEDVAKRLMEEKEAFALMLAKEVAKPIAFSRIEVERCVETIKITAMELANLAGETLPTDIMPSGKKTLAYFKREPVGVVACITPFNFPLNLVAHKIAPALGAGNAVVLKPTPEAPMTAYMFAKLFVDSEYAIKDALSVVYGDAEVGSALVQSNIPRVISFTGSVPVGNIITKQAGIKKVSLELGGNAATYIDKSADLALAAARCAFGAFYNSGQVCISLQRIYVNEEVYDAFAELIAQETKKLKVGSPYEEDTFMGPLIDEESRERAKSWIASAKDEGAKVIAGGEEVEGIFPPTVMADVTDDMKIICEEVFAPIVSLVAVADYETAVEKMNDSPYGLQFSIFTNDLKMTQQFIEDAECGGVVVNDIPTLRFDVQPYGGAKLSGVGREGPKWALEEFTEIKSVVIC from the coding sequence ATGTCTACTATAGCACAAGCAAAAATCTTTTTTGGTTCCGCCGAAGAGAATAAAGAAGTACAGCAGGAACGAAAGAGTCCTTTTGATAGTGCGGTCGTAAGTTCAGCACCGGTCTGTGATGCAGAGGATACGCTTAAAGCGCTTGATATTGCCAAGGCTGCAAGTAAAGCAGCAGCAAGATCTCCATTGTCTCAGCGTATCTTGTGGTTGGAGGATGTGGCTAAAAGACTGATGGAAGAGAAAGAAGCCTTTGCTTTGATGTTGGCTAAAGAAGTAGCAAAACCCATCGCATTTTCACGCATTGAGGTAGAGCGATGTGTAGAAACGATCAAGATCACAGCTATGGAACTTGCAAATCTTGCAGGTGAAACACTCCCTACAGATATAATGCCCAGCGGAAAGAAAACATTGGCGTATTTTAAGCGAGAACCTGTAGGGGTTGTTGCGTGCATTACACCGTTTAATTTTCCTCTGAACCTTGTAGCACACAAGATAGCACCGGCACTGGGAGCAGGAAATGCAGTGGTACTCAAACCAACACCTGAAGCACCTATGACAGCTTATATGTTTGCAAAGCTTTTTGTAGATTCAGAGTATGCGATCAAAGATGCACTCTCTGTGGTGTATGGTGATGCTGAAGTAGGTTCGGCACTGGTGCAAAGTAATATTCCAAGGGTCATTAGTTTTACAGGTTCAGTACCTGTAGGAAACATTATTACCAAACAGGCGGGGATCAAGAAGGTAAGCCTTGAACTAGGCGGTAATGCCGCAACCTACATCGATAAAAGTGCAGACCTGGCGCTTGCAGCAGCACGTTGTGCATTTGGTGCTTTTTACAACTCCGGACAAGTGTGTATCTCTCTTCAGCGTATCTATGTGAATGAAGAAGTGTATGATGCATTTGCAGAACTGATCGCACAAGAGACAAAAAAGCTGAAAGTGGGTTCACCTTACGAAGAAGATACATTTATGGGACCACTGATAGATGAAGAGTCCAGAGAGAGAGCAAAATCATGGATCGCATCGGCTAAAGATGAAGGGGCAAAAGTCATTGCAGGCGGTGAAGAAGTAGAGGGGATATTCCCTCCGACAGTGATGGCAGATGTGACAGATGATATGAAGATCATTTGTGAGGAAGTTTTTGCTCCTATCGTCAGTTTGGTAGCTGTAGCAGATTATGAAACTGCTGTAGAAAAGATGAATGACTCACCGTACGGTCTGCAGTTTTCTATCTTTACGAATGATCTGAAAATGACACAGCAATTCATAGAAGATGCAGAATGCGGAGGTGTAGTGGTCAATGACATTCCAACACTCCGTTTTGATGTACAGCCTTATGGGGGTGCAAAACTTTCAGGTGTAGGAAGAGAAGGTCCGAAGTGGGCACTTGAAGAATTCACTGAAATCAAATCAGTTGTCATTTGTTAG
- a CDS encoding DUF420 domain-containing protein, with amino-acid sequence MDVMFQPGFLGTRAPLFMDIVSVIVALLPFLIYGAIMLAKKKNYTAHEKVQKLLFIVSVLVVGFFEYGVRMEGGYKNLMEGSSVSHDYLLYVLIFHIIISVVTLFLWIITLYRGNRYKRQSTLPGLYSQSHKKDGQRTFIGIILTMLTGAWVYALLFVF; translated from the coding sequence ATGGATGTTATGTTTCAACCAGGCTTTTTAGGAACGAGAGCACCGTTATTTATGGATATTGTATCCGTCATTGTGGCATTGTTGCCTTTTCTCATATACGGCGCGATCATGCTCGCAAAGAAAAAGAATTACACTGCACATGAAAAGGTGCAGAAACTTCTTTTTATCGTTTCTGTACTCGTAGTAGGGTTTTTTGAGTATGGTGTCCGTATGGAGGGTGGTTATAAAAATCTGATGGAAGGTAGTTCCGTATCACATGATTATCTTTTGTATGTGCTTATTTTTCATATTATTATCTCAGTTGTCACATTGTTTTTGTGGATCATCACACTCTATCGTGGAAATCGCTATAAAAGACAATCTACACTTCCGGGACTCTATTCTCAATCACATAAAAAAGATGGACAACGCACTTTTATAGGTATTATATTGACCATGTTGACAGGTGCATGGGTCTATGCATTGCTCTTTGTATTTTAA